One window from the genome of Enterococcus haemoperoxidus ATCC BAA-382 encodes:
- the comGG gene encoding competence type IV pilus minor pilin ComGG: MNKRYKGGVLLTTLLLVFLFSFIFMLVLEDFQLTQKFTKNTKDYYVAKTMVSMFLYDIKQEQASLEKEGQQRFSSGILEYRYDQTTIKFIIHINQTTYEFQEEYRVMKKESS, from the coding sequence ATGAATAAGCGATACAAAGGCGGAGTTTTACTGACGACATTACTGTTGGTCTTTTTATTTAGTTTTATTTTTATGTTAGTTTTAGAAGACTTTCAGCTGACACAGAAATTTACAAAAAATACCAAAGATTACTATGTGGCCAAAACCATGGTAAGTATGTTTCTTTACGATATTAAGCAGGAGCAAGCATCACTTGAAAAAGAAGGACAGCAAAGATTTTCTTCTGGTATATTGGAGTACAGATATGATCAAACAACGATAAAGTTTATCATTCATATAAACCAAACCACGTATGAATTTCAAGAAGAGTATCGGGTAATGAAAAAAGAGTCATCTTGA
- the comGC gene encoding competence type IV pilus major pilin ComGC, protein MKKKKQRINYKGFTLLEMLVVLLIISVLILLFVPNLSKHKEGVDKKGNEAIVKIIETQMDLYVMEKNQTPTLEQLLKDEYITQEQFEKYQANKK, encoded by the coding sequence ATGAAAAAGAAAAAACAACGAATAAATTACAAAGGGTTTACCTTGTTAGAAATGCTTGTTGTGCTACTAATAATTTCTGTCTTAATTTTATTATTTGTTCCGAATCTTTCAAAACATAAAGAAGGAGTAGATAAGAAAGGCAATGAAGCGATTGTTAAAATAATAGAAACACAAATGGATCTTTATGTTATGGAAAAAAATCAAACGCCAACACTAGAGCAGCTTTTAAAAGATGAATATATTACGCAAGAACAATTTGAGAAATATCAAGCAAACAAGAAATGA
- the comGA gene encoding competence type IV pilus ATPase ComGA codes for MDIKEFSLSLIEWGMTECIQDIYVLPVENKVQVFARRGKSRVIFKELNESEGEKLIFHFKFIGSMDVGEKRKAQVGSATYAINQNIVRLRLSTVGDFRQRESLVIRFLHIFGTSRENYFLPQQLTIIRGQVKRRGLHLFCGPVGSGKTTLMYKLAKETDQFQQVITIEDPVEIEEKAFLQLQTNTKIDLTYDVLIKACLRHRPDILIIGEIRDGLTAQAAIRAALTGHTVFATIHARSITGVYERLIELGVQQREIIECVAGIIYQRLLPFRTTTEEEVSGLLMDYDFSGKKTSNWLKELRKVWAYGFIDNQTFEEEKEH; via the coding sequence ATGGATATTAAAGAGTTTTCATTGAGCTTGATTGAATGGGGAATGACAGAATGTATTCAGGATATCTATGTTTTACCTGTTGAGAATAAGGTTCAGGTATTTGCTAGGAGAGGCAAAAGCCGAGTTATCTTTAAAGAACTAAACGAAAGTGAGGGAGAAAAATTAATTTTTCATTTTAAATTTATCGGCAGCATGGATGTAGGTGAAAAAAGGAAGGCGCAAGTTGGTTCAGCGACATATGCAATCAATCAAAATATTGTTCGCTTACGATTATCAACAGTTGGTGATTTTAGACAAAGGGAGAGTCTAGTTATTCGCTTTTTGCATATTTTTGGAACTAGTCGGGAAAACTATTTTTTGCCCCAGCAATTAACCATTATTAGAGGACAAGTTAAACGCCGTGGGTTACATTTATTTTGCGGACCTGTTGGCTCAGGTAAAACGACGTTAATGTACAAATTAGCGAAAGAGACAGATCAATTTCAACAAGTAATCACAATAGAAGATCCTGTTGAAATCGAAGAAAAAGCTTTTTTACAGTTGCAGACTAATACTAAGATTGATTTAACTTACGATGTATTGATCAAAGCCTGTTTACGTCATCGTCCTGATATTTTGATTATTGGAGAGATTAGAGATGGACTTACCGCCCAAGCTGCAATTAGAGCCGCACTTACAGGACATACGGTATTTGCAACGATTCACGCAAGAAGTATCACTGGAGTATATGAACGGCTCATTGAACTAGGCGTTCAGCAAAGAGAGATTATTGAATGTGTGGCAGGTATTATTTACCAACGACTATTACCTTTTCGGACTACTACTGAAGAAGAAGTCAGTGGGTTACTTATGGACTATGATTTTTCCGGAAAAAAAACCTCTAACTGGTTGAAAGAGTTAAGAAAGGTTTGGGCATATGGATTTATTGATAATCAAACATTTGAAGAAGAAAAAGAGCATTAA
- a CDS encoding class I SAM-dependent methyltransferase — protein sequence MFPEKIEKAFGLMEQAIGILKRSLDTSFLDAYTENGENIIDNYQVRVVDGVPDEQTVQKLKTIYDQLQAIELEPEEIRRLSQLILLKGNKAESLQANHQLTPDSIGFLFVYLIEQLYSPDQSLKILDIATGMGNLLLTTVLNLNLANYTVQGFGVDIDDTLLSVSATNNEWTQATIQLFHQDGLQDLLVDPVDVAISDLPIGYYPNDEKAKEFDSAADEGHSYAHHLLMEQAMKFVKPNGYGLFLIPTNILETEQSSFFKNWLQKNVYLQGMIQLPDELFKSEQSRKSILFVQNKGEHSEQVKEVLVAKLGSLKDPAKVTQFFQQFEAWKSSNLK from the coding sequence TTGTTCCCTGAGAAAATAGAAAAGGCTTTCGGTTTAATGGAACAGGCCATCGGAATACTTAAACGATCTTTAGATACTTCTTTTTTGGATGCCTACACTGAAAATGGTGAAAATATCATTGATAATTATCAAGTACGTGTAGTAGATGGGGTCCCCGATGAGCAGACTGTTCAAAAACTTAAAACCATTTATGACCAACTACAAGCAATCGAATTGGAACCAGAAGAAATTAGACGTTTGTCTCAGTTGATTTTACTTAAAGGGAATAAAGCAGAGTCCTTACAGGCAAATCATCAACTAACACCGGATAGTATTGGTTTCTTGTTTGTTTATTTGATTGAACAACTTTACAGTCCTGATCAATCACTAAAAATACTGGATATTGCAACAGGGATGGGTAATCTTCTTTTGACGACGGTTCTTAACTTGAACTTAGCGAACTATACAGTTCAAGGCTTTGGTGTGGACATCGATGATACGTTACTTTCAGTTTCAGCTACCAATAATGAGTGGACACAGGCTACGATTCAACTATTCCATCAAGACGGATTGCAGGACTTACTTGTTGATCCTGTCGATGTAGCAATCAGTGACTTACCGATTGGCTATTATCCAAATGATGAAAAAGCCAAAGAGTTTGATTCAGCGGCAGATGAAGGTCACAGTTACGCTCATCACTTATTGATGGAACAAGCGATGAAATTTGTTAAACCTAATGGCTATGGACTGTTTTTGATCCCAACGAATATTTTAGAAACAGAACAGAGTTCATTTTTCAAAAACTGGCTGCAAAAAAATGTTTATCTGCAAGGGATGATTCAGTTACCAGATGAGCTTTTCAAATCTGAACAGTCAAGAAAAAGCATTTTGTTTGTGCAAAATAAAGGTGAACATAGTGAGCAAGTAAAAGAAGTGCTTGTAGCAAAATTAGGTTCGTTAAAAGATCCTGCAAAAGTTACACAATTTTTTCAACAATTTGAGGCTTGGAAGTCTTCAAATTTAAAATAA
- the comGB gene encoding competence type IV pilus assembly protein ComGB encodes MDLLIIKHLKKKKSIKLSKQQQQLFIQLLADLLSNGFTIQESLAFMKKSRSISKSAIDSLINVMERGDPLHSNLAGLGFKTTVITQIEFAQTHGDVAGTLKKIKEHMKIVDKQQQNFYKVISYPVLLLLFLTVVLISIRQVLLPQLMANGTIQVENIGIQFIQKSPYYIVTFLVSLVILSLLVRGYLSKKTFFQRALLVSKIPFLGNLYREYNSAFFALEWGKLFSQGLEIKAVIQLMQVTEQRSLMSELAEMIEEQSMLGHTFYEQLPKFSFFSPELSLIIQQGQVKGNLGKELILYSELCWQRFFKRMEKLIQWIQPVIFLVVAFLVVSIYAAMLLPIYGGMEEFL; translated from the coding sequence ATGGATTTATTGATAATCAAACATTTGAAGAAGAAAAAGAGCATTAAACTATCAAAACAACAACAGCAGTTGTTTATTCAATTATTGGCTGATTTGTTAAGTAATGGATTTACAATTCAGGAAAGTTTAGCATTTATGAAAAAATCCCGCTCAATTTCAAAATCAGCAATTGATTCTTTGATTAACGTTATGGAACGCGGAGATCCGCTACATAGCAATTTAGCTGGATTGGGATTTAAGACGACCGTCATTACGCAAATTGAATTTGCTCAAACGCATGGAGATGTAGCTGGAACATTAAAAAAAATCAAAGAACATATGAAAATTGTTGATAAACAACAGCAAAATTTCTATAAGGTTATTAGCTATCCTGTGTTACTTTTACTTTTTTTAACAGTTGTTTTGATTAGCATTCGTCAAGTTTTATTGCCTCAACTAATGGCAAACGGAACGATTCAGGTAGAGAATATAGGGATTCAATTTATTCAGAAAAGTCCTTATTATATAGTGACATTTTTAGTTAGTTTAGTAATTTTGAGCCTTTTGGTTCGTGGTTATTTGAGCAAAAAAACTTTTTTTCAAAGAGCTTTGCTTGTTTCGAAGATCCCTTTTTTAGGAAATCTTTATAGAGAATATAATTCAGCATTTTTCGCACTTGAATGGGGAAAATTATTTTCTCAAGGATTAGAAATCAAAGCGGTCATTCAATTGATGCAAGTGACGGAACAACGATCCTTAATGAGTGAACTTGCTGAAATGATCGAAGAGCAATCAATGTTAGGGCATACGTTTTATGAGCAATTACCAAAATTTTCCTTCTTTTCTCCAGAGTTGTCTTTGATTATTCAACAAGGTCAGGTCAAAGGGAACTTAGGAAAAGAATTGATTTTGTATAGCGAACTGTGCTGGCAACGCTTTTTTAAACGAATGGAAAAATTGATTCAGTGGATTCAACCGGTTATTTTCTTAGTGGTAGCATTTTTAGTTGTGAGTATCTATGCAGCGATGTTGTTACCAATTTATGGTGGAATGGAGGAATTTTTATGA
- a CDS encoding replication-associated recombination protein A encodes MQKPLAYRMRPRNLDEVVGQQQLVGPGKIIRRMVEARMLSSMILYGPPGTGKTSIASAIAGSTNYAFRLLNAATDTKKDLQIVAEEAKMSGTVILLLDEVHRLDKTKQDFLLPHLESGRIIMIGATTENPYITINPAIRSRTQIFEVKPLTELDIQKAVKEALTDSERGLGEFPVVLEEKALQHLSRATNGDLRSALNGLELAVKSTPENEDNKIEITLSVIEECVQRKALTHDKNGDAHYDVISAFQKSIRGSDVDAALHYLGRLVEAGDLPIICRRLMVIAYEDVGLGNPPAAARTITAVQAAEKLGFPEARIPLASVVIDLCLSPKSNSALSAIDAALADIRDGKAGDVPDHLRDSHYSGAKDLNRGIGYQYPHNFENAWVDQQYLPDKIKNAHYYEPIDTGKYEQALNLQYQRIQNWKKENKYKK; translated from the coding sequence ATGCAAAAACCATTAGCTTACCGCATGCGCCCACGTAATTTAGATGAAGTAGTTGGTCAGCAACAACTTGTTGGACCTGGAAAAATCATCCGGAGAATGGTCGAAGCTCGCATGCTTTCATCCATGATTTTATACGGTCCACCAGGTACAGGAAAAACTAGTATTGCCAGTGCTATTGCAGGTTCTACAAATTATGCTTTCCGCCTATTGAATGCTGCAACTGACACAAAAAAAGATCTACAAATCGTCGCAGAAGAAGCAAAGATGAGCGGTACTGTGATCTTATTACTAGATGAAGTCCATCGTTTAGATAAAACAAAACAAGATTTTTTGTTGCCTCACCTTGAGAGCGGCCGAATTATTATGATTGGAGCAACAACGGAGAATCCATATATTACAATCAATCCAGCCATTCGAAGTCGGACACAAATCTTTGAAGTCAAGCCATTAACTGAATTAGATATTCAAAAAGCTGTAAAAGAAGCATTGACTGACTCAGAACGTGGTTTAGGAGAATTTCCAGTAGTTTTAGAAGAAAAAGCGCTGCAGCATTTATCTCGCGCAACGAATGGTGACTTGCGTAGTGCTTTAAATGGGCTAGAATTAGCTGTAAAATCAACACCTGAAAATGAAGATAACAAAATTGAAATCACTCTTTCTGTCATTGAAGAATGTGTACAACGCAAAGCCTTGACTCACGATAAAAATGGTGATGCTCATTATGACGTTATTTCTGCGTTTCAAAAATCGATTCGGGGCAGTGACGTTGATGCTGCGCTTCATTATCTGGGCAGGTTAGTTGAAGCTGGCGACTTACCAATTATTTGCCGCCGTTTGATGGTCATTGCGTATGAAGATGTTGGTTTAGGAAATCCACCGGCTGCTGCACGTACAATCACTGCTGTTCAAGCTGCAGAGAAACTTGGTTTCCCCGAAGCACGCATTCCTCTTGCCAGTGTTGTGATTGATTTATGCCTATCACCCAAATCTAATTCTGCTCTCAGCGCAATTGATGCTGCTTTGGCCGATATACGCGACGGAAAAGCTGGAGATGTTCCAGATCATTTACGCGATAGCCATTATTCTGGTGCTAAAGATTTGAACCGAGGAATTGGTTACCAATATCCACACAACTTTGAGAATGCATGGGTAGATCAGCAGTATCTTCCAGATAAAATAAAAAATGCTCATTATTATGAACCAATCGATACTGGAAAGTACGAGCAAGCACTAAACCTTCAGTATCAGCGGATCCAAAATTGGAAAAAGGAAAATAAATACAAAAAATAA
- a CDS encoding universal stress protein: MLQNYRKIMVAVDGSSEAELAFQKAMNVAMRNDAELLLAHVIDTRAFQSVSSFDGVLAEQATEMAKQTLEGYKKQSKEHGCEKVSSVIEYGAPKPLIAKQLPQDQEVDLIMLGATGLNAVERLFIGSVSEYVIRNAACDVLVVRTDLDNKIPVQQDEE, encoded by the coding sequence ATGTTACAAAATTATCGTAAAATCATGGTTGCTGTTGATGGATCATCAGAAGCGGAATTAGCTTTTCAAAAAGCAATGAATGTGGCTATGAGAAATGATGCAGAGTTACTATTAGCTCATGTGATTGATACCCGAGCATTTCAATCTGTTTCTTCATTTGATGGTGTCTTAGCTGAACAAGCAACAGAGATGGCCAAGCAAACACTTGAAGGATACAAAAAACAGTCAAAAGAACATGGATGTGAAAAAGTATCTAGTGTCATTGAATATGGTGCTCCAAAACCTTTGATCGCCAAACAACTGCCTCAAGATCAGGAAGTTGACTTGATTATGTTGGGGGCAACAGGTTTAAATGCTGTTGAACGTTTATTTATTGGCTCTGTTTCTGAATATGTTATTCGAAACGCCGCTTGTGATGTACTTGTGGTCAGAACCGATTTAGACAATAAAATTCCAGTTCAACAAGACGAAGAATAA
- the comGF gene encoding competence type IV pilus minor pilin ComGF, producing MEKRALHLKKSDTQNNFLGFTLIECLLALFLLSIICMLFSASIKNASLVTSYLKSEQIKEWHIFVIQLENELKNCRYEKTQANKIILKNKKNSKTVWIEYKLGKIVKVENGGYQPLLMEVKRANFIEVDKAIAMKVLFENNLQVEAKWIITKEHENE from the coding sequence ATGGAAAAGAGAGCTTTACACTTAAAAAAGAGTGATACACAGAATAATTTTTTAGGTTTTACCTTAATTGAATGTTTACTTGCGTTGTTTTTATTATCGATTATTTGTATGCTTTTTTCAGCTTCAATTAAAAATGCTAGCTTGGTGACTAGCTATTTAAAAAGTGAACAGATAAAAGAATGGCATATATTTGTGATCCAATTAGAAAACGAGTTAAAAAATTGTCGCTATGAGAAAACGCAGGCAAATAAAATTATTCTAAAAAATAAAAAGAACAGTAAAACGGTGTGGATCGAATATAAGTTAGGTAAGATTGTAAAGGTAGAAAATGGCGGTTATCAGCCACTTCTGATGGAAGTTAAACGAGCGAATTTTATAGAGGTTGATAAAGCCATTGCGATGAAAGTGCTCTTTGAGAATAATTTGCAGGTCGAAGCAAAATGGATTATCACAAAGGAACATGAAAATGAATAA
- a CDS encoding DUF3013 family protein, whose amino-acid sequence MKKETMLTYLDQQITKKITEYDVALDWNSKNHTIEVVFRLFAENTEHEQIDDAQGTVSEEEIIEFEDGILFYNPDKSSLAEEEFLAIIPYEGKKGIKQSVLDGFVDYLNDVLTEGQSDLLDFLTDEGQVVFELKWSEEAFEEAVQKYQKAEGDTYIAYPSY is encoded by the coding sequence ATGAAAAAAGAAACGATGTTAACCTATTTAGATCAACAAATTACCAAGAAAATCACAGAATATGATGTAGCTCTCGATTGGAACAGCAAAAACCATACAATTGAGGTTGTTTTTCGTTTGTTTGCTGAAAATACGGAGCATGAACAAATCGATGATGCACAAGGAACAGTTTCAGAGGAAGAAATCATTGAATTTGAAGACGGTATTTTGTTTTATAATCCTGACAAATCTTCTTTGGCTGAGGAAGAATTTCTAGCGATCATTCCTTATGAGGGCAAAAAAGGAATTAAACAGTCTGTCCTGGATGGTTTTGTCGATTATTTAAATGATGTTTTGACAGAAGGACAAAGTGATTTGTTAGACTTTTTAACGGATGAAGGGCAAGTCGTATTTGAGTTGAAATGGTCAGAAGAAGCCTTTGAAGAAGCTGTTCAAAAGTATCAAAAAGCAGAAGGCGATACATATATCGCTTATCCAAGCTATTAA
- a CDS encoding acetate kinase produces MSKTIAINAGSSSLKWQLYQMPNEEVIAKGIVERIGLNDSIFTIKYGNDEKYEEIIDINDHDVAVKMLLDKLTELKILASYDEITGVGHRVVAGGEDFKDSVVIDDEVLAKIEKLAELAPLHNPANAMGIKAFKKILPEIISVAVFDTSFHTTMPKHNFLYSIPTEYYEKFAARKYGAHGTSHKFVAERAAEMLGRPIEELKIITCHLGNGASITAVDGGKSVDTSMGFTPLAGVTMGTRSGDIDPSLLAYLMEKLELTDIKDMIDILNKKSGLLGLTGISSDMRDLEANMDKEAVQVAYDIFTDRIRKYIGSYVTVLNGVDAIVFTAGIGENDSHVRSEVIKGMTWFGCELDDEKNNVRGKESVISTEDSKVKVLLIPTDEELMIARDVERLRK; encoded by the coding sequence ATGTCTAAAACAATTGCAATTAATGCTGGAAGTTCAAGTTTAAAATGGCAGCTATACCAAATGCCAAACGAAGAAGTTATCGCTAAAGGAATCGTTGAACGAATTGGTTTAAATGATTCTATCTTTACAATCAAATATGGCAATGACGAAAAATATGAAGAAATCATTGACATCAACGATCATGATGTTGCAGTTAAAATGTTATTGGATAAATTAACTGAATTAAAAATTTTGGCTTCTTATGATGAAATTACAGGTGTTGGACACCGTGTAGTTGCAGGTGGAGAAGACTTTAAAGATTCTGTAGTTATCGACGATGAAGTTTTAGCCAAAATCGAAAAATTAGCAGAACTTGCACCTTTACACAATCCAGCGAATGCAATGGGAATCAAAGCATTCAAAAAAATCTTACCTGAAATTATCAGTGTTGCTGTTTTTGATACATCTTTCCATACAACAATGCCAAAACACAATTTCTTATACAGTATTCCAACTGAATACTATGAAAAATTTGCTGCTCGTAAATATGGTGCGCATGGAACAAGCCATAAATTTGTTGCTGAACGTGCAGCGGAAATGCTTGGCCGTCCAATCGAAGAATTAAAAATCATTACTTGTCACTTAGGTAACGGTGCGTCAATCACAGCGGTTGATGGTGGTAAATCAGTAGATACATCAATGGGCTTCACACCACTTGCAGGTGTAACAATGGGGACTCGTTCTGGAGATATTGATCCTTCTTTATTAGCTTACCTAATGGAAAAACTTGAATTGACTGATATCAAAGACATGATCGATATTTTAAATAAAAAATCAGGTTTACTTGGTTTGACTGGTATCTCTAGTGATATGCGTGATTTAGAAGCAAACATGGATAAAGAAGCTGTTCAAGTAGCGTACGATATTTTCACAGACCGTATCCGTAAATACATTGGTAGTTATGTAACTGTATTAAACGGTGTTGATGCAATTGTCTTTACTGCTGGAATTGGTGAAAATGATTCACACGTTCGTAGTGAAGTAATCAAAGGCATGACTTGGTTCGGTTGTGAATTAGATGATGAGAAAAACAATGTTCGTGGAAAAGAATCAGTGATTTCTACAGAGGATTCTAAAGTTAAAGTATTATTGATTCCAACTGACGAAGAATTGATGATTGCTCGTGATGTTGAGCGTCTAAGAAAATAA
- a CDS encoding type II secretion system protein translates to MITGSYISINTFLLKKNKQATNQLQLHRVLYEEMKRYENHGGLLTQDIHLENSHYQLKLYNTENKLIEVEITDGKESFTLKKE, encoded by the coding sequence TTGATAACGGGAAGTTATATATCAATCAATACATTTCTACTAAAGAAAAATAAGCAAGCAACGAATCAATTACAGCTTCACAGAGTTTTGTATGAAGAAATGAAGCGTTATGAAAATCATGGTGGACTGTTGACTCAAGACATACATTTAGAAAATAGTCACTATCAACTAAAACTTTATAATACTGAGAATAAGTTGATAGAAGTGGAGATTACAGATGGAAAAGAGAGCTTTACACTTAAAAAAGAGTGA
- a CDS encoding APC family permease has translation MGENQLKREISLFGAFSTVMGTVIGAGVFFKTASVVSFAHSPSLTIFAWVLGGVLTLCAGLTSAELATAIPKTGGAVKYIEYTYGKLPGFLLGWAQSVIYFPANIAALSIIFSTQFIHLFHLSNNLLLPIALGTGASVTIVNLLGTKSAANLQSFTLVIKMIPIALIVLVGFFMPANVEVSLFPIKAGGDSNFIQALSGSLLATMFAYDGWLGVGAVAGEMKRPEKDLPKAIFFGLTFITIVYVLINFVFLKTLPIEQLSGNLNAASEASNQIFGSIGGKVVTIGILISVYGALNGYTMTGIRVPYALALEEMIPFSKQFQKLSKKYVVPYVAGIFQFGIAAVMMFFGSFDLLTDMLVFVMWLFSLLIFFAVFILRKKEPELNRPYKVPFYPVIPIIAIIGGLFILITTLFTQTILASIGIGVTLLGVPIYLLNQKSKAVKSK, from the coding sequence ATGGGGGAGAATCAATTAAAACGTGAAATTTCACTATTTGGCGCTTTTTCAACAGTTATGGGAACTGTTATTGGTGCAGGGGTCTTTTTTAAAACAGCAAGTGTAGTTAGTTTCGCTCATTCACCAAGTTTAACGATTTTTGCTTGGGTATTAGGTGGTGTTTTAACTTTATGTGCAGGTTTGACAAGTGCTGAATTAGCTACAGCTATTCCAAAAACAGGAGGAGCTGTTAAATATATTGAATATACATATGGAAAGTTGCCAGGCTTTTTGCTAGGGTGGGCACAAAGTGTAATTTATTTTCCAGCTAACATTGCGGCCTTATCGATTATTTTCAGTACACAATTTATACACTTATTTCATTTATCAAATAATCTTTTGTTACCAATCGCGCTTGGAACAGGGGCAAGCGTCACCATAGTTAATTTATTAGGTACTAAAAGTGCAGCAAATTTACAGTCTTTTACATTAGTAATCAAGATGATCCCAATCGCTTTGATCGTGCTAGTAGGATTTTTTATGCCAGCCAATGTAGAAGTTTCATTATTTCCTATTAAAGCTGGTGGAGATAGCAACTTTATTCAAGCACTTAGCGGCTCATTACTAGCAACAATGTTCGCCTATGATGGTTGGTTGGGTGTTGGCGCTGTAGCAGGTGAAATGAAACGACCAGAAAAAGATTTACCAAAGGCAATATTTTTTGGCTTGACGTTTATCACGATTGTCTACGTTTTAATTAATTTTGTTTTTCTTAAAACATTACCAATCGAACAGCTTTCTGGAAATTTGAATGCAGCGTCAGAAGCATCAAATCAAATTTTTGGTTCAATTGGCGGTAAGGTAGTGACGATTGGGATTTTGATTTCTGTTTATGGTGCATTAAATGGGTACACGATGACGGGAATTCGAGTTCCTTATGCTTTAGCATTAGAAGAAATGATCCCTTTTAGCAAGCAGTTTCAAAAGCTGTCTAAAAAATATGTTGTTCCTTATGTAGCAGGTATTTTTCAGTTTGGTATCGCAGCCGTCATGATGTTTTTTGGTAGCTTTGATTTGTTAACAGATATGTTAGTGTTTGTTATGTGGCTATTTAGTCTTTTGATTTTTTTTGCAGTATTTATTTTAAGAAAAAAAGAGCCTGAACTCAATCGCCCCTACAAAGTCCCTTTTTATCCAGTAATTCCTATTATAGCAATTATTGGCGGATTGTTTATTTTAATCACTACACTGTTTACACAAACGATATTAGCCAGTATTGGTATTGGAGTGACCTTATTAGGAGTTCCTATTTATCTGTTAAATCAAAAGTCAAAAGCGGTAAAAAGTAAATAA
- the comGD gene encoding competence type IV pilus minor pilin ComGD: MNNMKGFTLIESLIVVFICTIFMLLPTLAIKKWKQVLEVDQFLSSFEKKLLFTQQMSVVNTIDTQIVFFEQSQQIHFLIPKSEHTLETEILEIPVTLIANGPDKITFKKGSGNNGKLSKFSFSWTQRKQLIEFQFQLGSGRYLKKIKQL; this comes from the coding sequence ATGAATAATATGAAAGGTTTTACTTTAATAGAATCGTTGATCGTTGTGTTTATTTGTACTATTTTTATGTTGCTTCCAACACTCGCTATAAAAAAATGGAAACAAGTGTTAGAAGTCGATCAATTTTTATCCTCATTTGAAAAGAAATTGCTTTTCACACAACAAATGTCTGTTGTCAATACAATAGACACTCAGATTGTATTTTTTGAGCAGAGTCAGCAAATCCATTTCTTGATTCCAAAAAGCGAGCATACATTGGAAACAGAAATATTGGAAATACCAGTGACGTTAATAGCTAATGGGCCTGATAAAATCACTTTTAAAAAGGGGTCAGGTAATAACGGGAAGTTATCAAAATTTTCTTTTTCATGGACACAAAGAAAACAATTAATTGAATTCCAATTTCAGTTAGGAAGTGGTCGCTATCTTAAAAAAATCAAACAACTATAG